In a genomic window of Dyadobacter fermentans DSM 18053:
- a CDS encoding c-type cytochrome translates to MIRKILKWAGILLAGIIVAAICVYSYIAFSMKARMNKTYVFDQETIEIPADSATIARGRHLVAIKGCLDCHGEHLEGKVMNDDGPVGRLVARNLTRGKGGLPADYDVANWLTALRHGVDQDGKPLLFMPSHETTLLSQQDVTALIAYCRQVQPTDHVLPENDLGPVALVMSYLGKMPLLSVEKIDHNKPMIARADSTEGIGQGKYLAVSCTGCHRDNFKGGEPLAPGFPPVPDITAAGHVGKWTKAQFITTLTTGKTPEGHMLKNEDMPWKMTAQYTRTELSSLYDYLQSIQ, encoded by the coding sequence ATGATCAGAAAAATTTTAAAATGGGCCGGGATTCTTCTGGCCGGCATCATCGTCGCAGCGATTTGCGTGTATAGCTACATCGCGTTCAGCATGAAGGCGCGTATGAACAAAACTTACGTGTTCGATCAGGAAACGATCGAAATACCGGCCGACAGTGCGACCATTGCGCGCGGGAGGCATTTGGTTGCCATAAAAGGTTGTCTGGATTGCCACGGCGAGCATCTGGAAGGGAAAGTGATGAACGACGATGGCCCGGTCGGTCGTCTGGTTGCCCGAAACCTGACGCGCGGAAAGGGCGGTTTGCCGGCAGACTACGACGTTGCCAACTGGCTCACAGCGCTGCGCCACGGTGTCGATCAGGACGGGAAGCCGCTTTTATTCATGCCCTCGCATGAAACGACGCTCCTTTCGCAGCAGGACGTCACCGCATTGATCGCCTATTGCCGGCAGGTGCAGCCTACCGACCATGTTTTACCTGAAAACGACCTCGGCCCGGTGGCGTTGGTAATGAGTTATTTGGGTAAAATGCCGCTTTTATCTGTCGAAAAAATCGACCATAATAAACCCATGATCGCACGCGCCGATTCTACGGAAGGCATCGGACAGGGCAAATACCTTGCTGTTTCGTGCACGGGCTGCCATCGCGACAATTTCAAGGGGGGTGAGCCGCTCGCACCCGGATTTCCGCCGGTGCCCGACATTACCGCGGCTGGCCACGTAGGAAAATGGACCAAAGCGCAGTTCATAACCACGCTTACAACCGGCAAAACGCCCGAGGGCCACATGCTAAAAAATGAAGATATGCCCTGGAAAATGACCGCTCAGTACACGCGCACGGAGCTGTCGTCGCTTTACGATTACCTGCAATCTATCCAATAA
- a CDS encoding sulfurtransferase, with amino-acid sequence MNIITAEQLKTILENDDPIVIDARGGADALERYNQAHLESAQFVDLETDLSEKADDPASGGRHPLPRPEDFGRFLGILGISPSSTVVVYDDKKGANAAARFWWMLKAAGHEKVYVVSGGLDAINAAGIQLTQKAATLHALEEYPVKGWHMPLVDADDVALAAADPDSMVIDVREHYRYLGESEPIDLVAGHIPGAVNIPYTSNLDNLGEFMSPADLAAKYKDAFADKDPRKVIVHCGSGVTACHTLLALAEAGLHGASLYVGSWSEWSRSERPIATGEA; translated from the coding sequence ATGAATATCATTACGGCAGAGCAGCTTAAAACCATTCTGGAAAATGACGACCCTATCGTGATCGACGCGCGGGGCGGGGCTGATGCCCTGGAACGTTACAACCAGGCGCATCTCGAAAGCGCGCAGTTTGTGGACCTTGAAACCGATTTGTCGGAAAAAGCCGACGATCCGGCCAGCGGAGGGCGGCATCCGTTGCCCAGGCCGGAGGATTTCGGCAGGTTTCTGGGCATATTGGGCATCAGTCCGTCGTCGACGGTGGTGGTGTATGACGATAAAAAGGGCGCGAACGCGGCGGCGCGTTTCTGGTGGATGCTGAAAGCGGCCGGGCACGAAAAGGTGTACGTAGTGAGCGGCGGCCTGGATGCAATCAATGCGGCAGGTATTCAACTCACGCAAAAGGCCGCTACCCTGCACGCATTGGAAGAATACCCCGTGAAAGGATGGCACATGCCGCTTGTGGATGCCGACGATGTGGCATTGGCCGCTGCCGATCCCGATTCGATGGTGATCGACGTGCGTGAGCATTACCGCTACCTCGGTGAAAGTGAACCAATTGACCTCGTGGCCGGACATATTCCGGGAGCCGTTAACATTCCATATACATCCAACCTGGACAACCTGGGCGAGTTTATGTCCCCAGCCGACCTTGCTGCGAAATACAAGGATGCATTTGCCGACAAGGACCCTCGCAAGGTGATCGTGCATTGCGGGTCCGGTGTGACGGCCTGCCACACGCTCCTCGCATTGGCCGAAGCCGGTCTGCATGGTGCAAGCCTCTACGTGGGGTCGTGGAGCGAATGGTCGCGGAGCGAGCGGCCCATTGCAACGGGAGAAGCGTAA
- a CDS encoding GNAT family N-acetyltransferase, with translation MICEELTEDDIASLPALEPEGWGDIRPRFAYFLQSECCKPIKITENGQPVAVGAAIYHGDTVWLACIITHAEHRNKGLGSAITRHLVGQVDRSRYPTIYLDATEFGYPVYLKQGFEVEGQYAHLRRDEALTETPVSEFIRPFSESFREAAYAIDRFVSGEDRRGVMGDFLADSFMYVNANEELKGVYLPSWSDGPVIAANDTAGYALMQMRIAARPVAIMPLGNAAALKWLQEHGYHMYKTSRRMVNGPHRTWYPEHLYNRISGALG, from the coding sequence ATGATTTGCGAGGAATTAACAGAGGATGACATTGCCAGCCTGCCTGCGCTGGAACCCGAGGGTTGGGGGGATATCCGACCGCGATTTGCGTATTTTCTTCAATCCGAGTGCTGCAAGCCGATCAAGATCACGGAAAACGGGCAGCCAGTAGCTGTGGGGGCGGCTATTTATCATGGTGATACCGTGTGGCTTGCGTGCATTATCACGCATGCGGAGCACCGGAACAAGGGCCTCGGCAGTGCCATCACCCGCCACCTCGTCGGGCAAGTCGATCGCTCACGCTATCCTACCATTTACCTGGATGCCACCGAATTTGGTTATCCGGTTTATCTCAAACAGGGCTTTGAAGTGGAAGGACAATATGCACATTTGAGGCGTGATGAAGCCCTGACGGAAACGCCCGTTTCCGAATTTATCCGCCCGTTTTCAGAAAGCTTCCGGGAGGCGGCCTACGCGATCGACCGGTTTGTGTCCGGCGAAGACCGGCGCGGCGTCATGGGTGACTTCCTCGCCGATTCGTTTATGTATGTCAATGCAAATGAGGAGCTGAAAGGCGTCTATCTGCCCTCTTGGAGCGATGGTCCTGTGATTGCGGCCAACGATACGGCCGGTTACGCGCTCATGCAGATGCGCATAGCCGCGCGGCCTGTCGCCATTATGCCGCTGGGCAATGCGGCGGCGCTGAAATGGCTGCAAGAACATGGCTACCATATGTACAAAACTTCCCGCCGGATGGTAAATGGTCCCCACCGAACCTGGTATCCCGAGCATCTTTACAACCGCATCAGCGGGGCATTGGGATAA
- a CDS encoding thioredoxin family protein — MFVSLMVLAGTIRFSAFCQEEPKVTRYNGKVSQQFVMNRDSRIVDHATGKRITYEAYDNMLKKNPGQYKTQPVFDKYGKASSFEIIKRSQLYVQQDGSVMNNPDLMPEVGEPIAPFIMRGLDGREYDSEKLRGKYILLGFWVRYEKPLYTLASTKVISNFVDENKKKGIDIISLGTTLNTQEECLEAIPKRNCGFIPVPESYGFNHRYKISETPYFILVDRKGIVRAMAPHTEFSKISELVLR; from the coding sequence ATGTTTGTCAGCCTGATGGTGCTGGCAGGAACGATCAGATTTTCAGCATTTTGTCAGGAGGAGCCTAAGGTGACCCGGTACAACGGCAAGGTAAGTCAGCAGTTTGTCATGAACCGTGATTCGCGGATTGTTGACCATGCCACCGGCAAGCGGATCACCTACGAGGCGTACGACAACATGCTTAAAAAGAACCCCGGCCAGTATAAAACCCAGCCGGTTTTCGACAAATACGGAAAGGCTTCGTCGTTTGAAATCATTAAAAGAAGCCAGCTTTACGTGCAGCAGGACGGCTCGGTGATGAATAATCCCGACCTGATGCCGGAAGTAGGGGAGCCGATCGCCCCGTTCATCATGCGCGGGCTCGACGGCCGTGAATACGATTCCGAGAAACTGAGGGGAAAATACATCCTGCTCGGCTTTTGGGTCCGGTACGAAAAGCCGCTCTACACGCTCGCCAGCACGAAAGTAATCTCCAATTTCGTGGATGAAAATAAGAAAAAAGGCATCGACATCATTTCCCTCGGAACCACGCTCAATACACAGGAAGAATGCCTCGAAGCGATCCCGAAACGGAACTGCGGTTTCATTCCCGTCCCGGAATCGTACGGTTTCAACCACCGGTACAAGATCAGCGAAACGCCGTATTTCATCCTCGTGGACCGCAAAGGAATTGTGCGGGCAATGGCGCCACATACCGAGTTCTCAAAGATCAGTGAGCTGGTGCTGCGCTGA
- a CDS encoding putative DNA modification/repair radical SAM protein translates to MYERIREKLGILADAAKYDVSCSSSGSNRKNENKGIGDAEGTGICHTYTEDGRCVSLLKILLTNHCIYDCAFCVSRRSNDIKRAAFTVDEVVELTMNFYRRNYIEGLFLSSGIFKDADYTMERLVCIVKKLRQEERFNGYIHLKTIPGASDELLREAGLFADRMSINLEMPTETGLKLLAPEKSHAEVKKPLKYIQNSITQFENEKALIKSVPRFVPAGQSTQIVVGATPETDKEIMHTAHAFYQNFSLKRVYYSGYIPISNDSRLPVIGSQPPLIRENRLYQADWLMRFYGFKVQEILNDVHPNLEADVDPKLSWALRNLDQFPVDINTADYYMILRVPGIGVASALKIVQARKFNRLYESHLRKLGIAFRKARHFIRYADSPMQLKEFEAGHIKGLILSESKSKYQKNPDNQLSIF, encoded by the coding sequence ATGTACGAGCGGATCCGGGAGAAGTTGGGAATTCTGGCCGATGCTGCGAAATATGATGTTTCATGCTCTTCAAGCGGCAGCAACCGGAAAAATGAGAACAAGGGAATTGGAGATGCGGAGGGGACGGGGATTTGCCATACCTACACGGAGGATGGCCGATGCGTGTCGTTGCTGAAAATACTGCTGACCAACCATTGCATTTACGATTGCGCTTTCTGCGTTTCGCGGCGGAGCAATGATATCAAACGCGCCGCATTTACTGTGGACGAGGTGGTGGAACTTACGATGAATTTCTACCGGCGCAACTATATCGAGGGCCTTTTCCTCAGTTCGGGCATTTTCAAAGATGCGGACTACACGATGGAAAGGCTGGTCTGCATTGTAAAAAAACTCCGGCAGGAAGAGCGGTTCAATGGCTATATCCATCTGAAAACAATTCCCGGAGCGAGCGACGAGCTGCTTCGCGAGGCGGGCTTATTTGCCGACCGCATGAGCATTAATCTGGAAATGCCGACGGAAACGGGACTGAAACTACTCGCGCCCGAAAAGTCGCACGCGGAGGTGAAGAAGCCTTTGAAATACATTCAGAACAGCATTACGCAGTTTGAAAACGAAAAGGCGCTCATTAAAAGCGTCCCGAGGTTCGTCCCGGCGGGGCAAAGCACGCAGATCGTCGTGGGTGCGACGCCGGAAACGGACAAGGAGATTATGCACACCGCCCATGCTTTTTACCAAAACTTTTCGCTCAAACGCGTTTACTACTCGGGCTACATTCCGATCAGCAACGATTCGCGATTGCCGGTTATTGGTTCGCAACCGCCTTTGATCCGTGAAAACCGCCTTTATCAGGCCGACTGGCTGATGCGTTTTTATGGGTTTAAAGTGCAGGAAATCCTCAACGATGTACATCCGAACCTGGAAGCGGACGTGGACCCGAAATTGAGCTGGGCGTTACGGAACCTGGACCAGTTTCCGGTCGATATCAACACGGCCGACTACTACATGATTCTGCGCGTTCCGGGAATTGGTGTGGCTTCCGCATTGAAAATTGTGCAGGCCCGCAAATTCAATCGTCTGTATGAAAGCCATTTAAGAAAACTCGGCATTGCATTCCGCAAGGCGCGGCATTTTATCCGCTACGCCGATAGTCCGATGCAGCTCAAAGAGTTCGAAGCGGGGCACATTAAGGGCTTGATCCTTTCGGAAAGCAAAAGCAAATACCAAAAGAACCCGGATAATCAATTATCGATTTTCTAA
- a CDS encoding TIGR03915 family putative DNA repair protein encodes MELYIFDGSLEGLLTAVFECYRRKSAIVKLVTEDRHVPDVFDSGYHVVSDREKGKRVWKGLCAKLGKDWQLRFYKTYLSEQPEAFQHLLNFARYIIDQPAGASENFAHSDVLAVSQTAQKVHREKHRMEAFVRFQKTGDGIYYAHIEPDFDVLPLLPEHFQNRYADQRWIIYDLKRKYGLYYDLEKTEEIELDEAPQMSIINALPSNLLDPKEELFTLLWQDYFKNTNIKARKNIRLHVRHVPRRYWKYLSEKQG; translated from the coding sequence ATGGAACTGTACATTTTCGATGGGTCGCTGGAAGGGCTGCTCACGGCCGTGTTTGAATGTTACCGGCGGAAATCGGCGATTGTGAAGCTGGTAACGGAAGACCGGCACGTGCCGGATGTGTTCGACTCGGGATACCACGTGGTGTCCGATCGCGAAAAAGGTAAACGGGTCTGGAAAGGGCTTTGCGCGAAATTGGGCAAGGACTGGCAGCTGCGTTTCTACAAAACATACCTTTCCGAGCAGCCGGAAGCATTTCAGCATTTGCTCAATTTTGCCCGCTACATCATCGACCAACCCGCGGGCGCATCGGAAAACTTTGCGCATTCGGATGTGCTGGCAGTGTCTCAAACTGCCCAAAAAGTGCATCGCGAAAAGCACCGGATGGAGGCTTTCGTACGCTTCCAGAAGACCGGCGACGGCATTTACTACGCGCACATCGAGCCGGATTTCGATGTGCTGCCATTGCTTCCCGAGCATTTCCAGAACCGCTACGCCGATCAGCGGTGGATTATTTATGATTTGAAAAGAAAATATGGGCTGTATTACGATCTGGAAAAAACGGAAGAGATCGAGCTGGACGAAGCTCCGCAAATGTCGATTATAAATGCACTTCCTTCCAACCTGCTCGACCCGAAGGAAGAATTATTCACTCTGCTATGGCAGGATTACTTCAAAAACACCAACATTAAAGCACGCAAGAACATTCGGCTGCACGTGCGCCACGTTCCGCGGCGATACTGGAAATACCTGTCGGAGAAGCAAGGCTAA
- a CDS encoding T9SS type A sorting domain-containing protein, producing MKTCTFVLCLLFSAMASFASGPEDLSLMNAEITDLCLEAENSPSDAPVTEDPNASNGKTRGAINSWDYYVEYHADNLAAGKYLLTLRYYAEQNSTVMMSVSAGPLSHVELPASHSWNIAWKEHTIEVDLNAGFNRIFIRELPGFNVRQDKICLTKKDVSGEPVTCNFQVTPFAVGAPYELGATMALYANCSGPDCNGVTYTWSGNGISGEGSPIRPYTPSSPGTYFFDVSGSKDGCSPRGGSVMVEVIDKPDCNFSVSASVSDASPNCSEPITLSSQCSGPDCDGIRYSWAGAGLNVTAASVNTPAPPVGGLYNYTVYAAKTGCVTKSAEVMTNVSCDANPTEPFSACVEAEHSDGNGAITDDPNASNGQTRGTQQDSYSFVKYVINGVKKTGPHQVTLRYYAPQPAGISISVNNDMTVPSTGIAESGSWNVVWTEHTFTLNLKEGTNTIQITSGFGQGHVRQDRLCVTGPGGTGNTPSCDFNVEVYASTLTPACSTSVFASASCSGFDCQSVSYQWSGQGTSSTFSSASLSLPRSNGTYTYTLTASKNACPPIVKTLDVTVSGCDNSGPFSACLESEWAAGNGPTSSDPNASNGQTKGAQNNYDYYVDYFVANVPATGLYPVTLRYYAEPNAQVSVAVNGSIAIPALQLPPTYSWNIVWREETFYVNLPVGNNTIRIQGLPGAATRQDKLCVGNAQSNVRMGAPESFQLPGDTPLLQAYPNPASGEFKAVFTLKTGETGAISVTDVQGKIWHTRSVGGAGTHEERITLDRAPAGIYLLQVKKPDSVETKKILLTR from the coding sequence ATGAAAACTTGTACGTTCGTTCTTTGCCTGCTTTTCTCAGCGATGGCCTCCTTTGCTTCCGGTCCGGAAGATTTAAGCCTGATGAATGCGGAAATCACAGATTTATGCCTCGAAGCCGAAAATTCTCCCAGCGACGCCCCGGTTACCGAAGACCCCAATGCTTCGAACGGGAAAACCCGCGGTGCCATCAACAGCTGGGACTACTACGTGGAATACCATGCTGATAACCTGGCGGCGGGCAAGTATTTGCTGACGCTCCGCTATTATGCCGAACAAAATTCGACGGTAATGATGTCGGTTAGTGCCGGCCCCCTCTCGCACGTGGAGCTGCCGGCTTCGCATTCCTGGAACATTGCCTGGAAAGAACATACCATCGAGGTGGATTTGAATGCGGGGTTCAACCGAATTTTCATCAGGGAGCTTCCGGGTTTCAATGTGCGGCAGGACAAAATATGTCTTACGAAAAAAGATGTCAGCGGCGAACCCGTTACCTGTAACTTTCAGGTGACGCCTTTTGCCGTTGGCGCGCCTTACGAACTGGGCGCCACCATGGCTTTGTACGCCAACTGCTCCGGGCCGGATTGCAATGGCGTTACTTATACTTGGTCGGGCAACGGCATTTCCGGTGAAGGCAGCCCTATCAGGCCATATACTCCCTCATCGCCAGGAACTTATTTCTTTGACGTTTCCGGATCTAAAGATGGATGCTCGCCGCGGGGCGGATCAGTGATGGTGGAGGTTATCGACAAGCCGGATTGTAATTTCAGCGTTTCGGCGTCGGTGTCAGATGCCTCACCGAATTGTTCGGAGCCAATCACGCTAAGTTCGCAGTGTTCGGGTCCCGATTGTGACGGCATCAGGTACAGCTGGGCCGGTGCGGGGCTAAATGTAACGGCAGCATCGGTGAATACACCTGCACCTCCGGTGGGCGGACTGTACAACTATACCGTGTATGCTGCGAAAACCGGTTGTGTAACGAAGTCGGCAGAAGTAATGACCAATGTCAGCTGCGATGCGAATCCAACTGAGCCGTTCAGCGCATGCGTGGAAGCGGAGCATTCGGACGGTAATGGCGCGATTACCGACGACCCCAACGCCTCAAACGGGCAAACCCGCGGCACGCAGCAAGATTCTTACTCATTTGTGAAATATGTGATCAACGGCGTGAAAAAGACCGGCCCGCACCAGGTAACCCTTCGCTATTACGCCCCGCAACCCGCAGGGATTTCGATCTCTGTCAACAATGACATGACCGTCCCGTCAACAGGCATCGCCGAATCAGGCTCCTGGAACGTTGTCTGGACCGAGCATACCTTCACATTAAACCTCAAAGAAGGCACCAACACAATCCAGATCACAAGCGGCTTCGGGCAGGGGCACGTCCGGCAGGACAGGCTATGTGTGACGGGCCCGGGCGGAACGGGAAACACGCCGAGCTGTGATTTCAATGTCGAAGTCTACGCATCTACGCTTACTCCGGCCTGCTCGACGTCCGTATTCGCCTCTGCGAGTTGCTCCGGCTTCGATTGCCAGTCGGTATCTTACCAGTGGAGCGGCCAGGGAACCAGCTCCACATTTTCATCGGCCTCACTAAGCCTTCCGCGGTCCAACGGCACCTACACCTACACGCTCACGGCCAGCAAAAACGCTTGCCCGCCGATTGTCAAAACGCTGGACGTTACCGTCAGCGGATGCGACAATTCCGGGCCGTTCAGCGCCTGTCTGGAATCGGAATGGGCGGCCGGCAATGGTCCCACCAGCAGTGATCCGAACGCGTCGAACGGACAAACGAAAGGTGCCCAGAACAATTATGATTATTATGTCGATTACTTCGTCGCGAATGTGCCTGCCACAGGATTGTACCCGGTAACATTGCGCTATTATGCCGAACCGAATGCGCAGGTAAGCGTAGCGGTAAATGGAAGCATTGCGATCCCGGCATTACAGTTACCCCCCACTTATAGCTGGAATATTGTTTGGCGTGAAGAAACATTCTACGTCAATTTGCCCGTCGGCAATAACACAATCCGCATTCAGGGCTTGCCGGGTGCGGCTACGCGCCAGGATAAGCTTTGCGTGGGAAATGCGCAAAGCAATGTACGAATGGGCGCACCGGAATCCTTTCAGCTGCCGGGAGATACACCGCTTCTGCAAGCATATCCGAACCCCGCTTCCGGTGAATTTAAAGCGGTATTTACCCTGAAAACGGGAGAAACCGGCGCGATATCGGTAACCGACGTCCAGGGCAAGATTTGGCACACGCGGAGCGTCGGGGGCGCGGGCACGCACGAGGAGCGCATTACGCTCGACCGGGCGCCAGCGGGCATTTACCTGCTGCAAGTGAAAAAGCCCGATTCAGTAGAAACTAAAAAGATATTGCTCACACGATAA
- a CDS encoding M61 family metallopeptidase, whose protein sequence is MKKLAALLATPLICSYAFAQKIQYDVSFPNIVHHEARIALSVSDAPQKELLFRMSRSSPGRYATHEYGKNVYDVKAFDKSGKPVAIARVDGDVYKVSGIDGYVRVEYILYANHADGTYAGIDQNSVHLNMPAAFMWVKGLEKSPMEIRFDLPQNSQWTIATQLKTTADAHTFTAPDLQYFMDSPTKIGKLTVKDWNVPNADSKPARFRLALEAKSSDSLATVFANKIKRITEEARMVFGEFPAFDNGHYTFLASINPYVKGDGMEHRNSTMISVPVVFNASDNLLGVFSHEFFHAWNVERIRPKTLEPFNFEKSNMSFELWFAEGFTQYYGELLLERAGFHSVDEYCNILGMLVNAKENTVGARRISPVEASCNAVFVDAGVAVDKANYPNMHTSYYTYGAALALALDLQLREKGLNLDDFMKAVWAKHGKPEAAYNVADLQAVLESYTRDKAFAQRFFSKYISGHESIDYAPLLAKAGLLLRKQFEGQAWIGDFVRYKEGTGLTITTNTTIGSPLYTAGLDIDDEILKVDGKVISTNDELLAILKAHKPGDQITVEYRHRDDYKTAVVEMVQHPRWQVATFEQAGKTVTPEMQTFRNAWLGSKWK, encoded by the coding sequence ATGAAAAAACTGGCTGCATTGCTGGCTACGCCCTTGATATGCTCGTACGCATTCGCGCAGAAGATCCAATATGATGTATCGTTCCCGAACATCGTTCACCACGAAGCGCGGATCGCCCTGAGTGTGTCCGACGCGCCCCAGAAAGAGCTGCTGTTCAGAATGTCGCGCTCGTCGCCCGGCCGCTACGCGACGCACGAGTATGGGAAGAATGTGTATGATGTGAAAGCATTCGATAAGTCGGGCAAGCCGGTGGCCATTGCGCGCGTGGATGGGGACGTGTACAAGGTTTCGGGCATTGATGGGTACGTGCGGGTGGAGTATATCCTCTATGCCAACCACGCCGACGGCACCTATGCGGGCATCGACCAGAACAGCGTACATTTGAATATGCCCGCCGCATTCATGTGGGTGAAAGGTCTGGAAAAATCGCCGATGGAAATACGCTTTGATTTGCCGCAAAACAGCCAGTGGACGATCGCGACGCAGCTTAAAACGACGGCTGACGCCCACACGTTCACCGCACCGGATTTGCAATATTTCATGGATTCACCCACGAAAATCGGTAAACTGACCGTCAAGGATTGGAACGTTCCCAATGCCGACAGCAAGCCAGCGCGGTTCCGGCTCGCACTCGAAGCGAAAAGCAGCGACTCGCTGGCGACCGTATTTGCCAACAAAATAAAGCGCATTACGGAAGAAGCAAGAATGGTTTTCGGCGAATTTCCGGCGTTTGACAACGGCCATTACACGTTCCTGGCGAGCATCAATCCCTACGTGAAAGGCGACGGCATGGAGCACCGCAACAGCACGATGATCAGCGTGCCGGTGGTTTTCAACGCTTCCGATAACCTGCTGGGCGTATTCTCGCATGAGTTCTTTCATGCCTGGAACGTCGAGCGCATTCGTCCGAAAACACTCGAACCATTCAATTTCGAGAAGAGTAATATGAGTTTCGAACTCTGGTTTGCCGAAGGTTTTACCCAGTATTATGGAGAATTACTGCTTGAAAGGGCTGGATTCCATTCGGTCGACGAGTATTGCAATATCTTGGGCATGCTCGTAAATGCCAAGGAAAATACGGTCGGTGCCAGGCGCATTTCCCCGGTGGAAGCGAGCTGCAATGCGGTTTTTGTAGACGCAGGCGTGGCTGTCGACAAGGCGAATTATCCCAATATGCACACTTCCTATTACACCTACGGAGCGGCCCTAGCGCTCGCATTGGATCTGCAATTAAGGGAAAAGGGCCTCAATCTCGATGATTTCATGAAAGCCGTTTGGGCCAAACACGGTAAGCCGGAAGCTGCGTACAACGTGGCCGATCTGCAAGCTGTTTTAGAATCCTACACCCGTGACAAGGCGTTCGCGCAGCGTTTTTTTTCCAAATATATCAGCGGCCACGAGTCGATCGACTACGCGCCGCTGCTTGCGAAGGCCGGTTTGCTGCTGAGGAAACAATTTGAGGGCCAGGCCTGGATCGGCGATTTCGTGCGGTACAAGGAAGGCACCGGACTGACGATAACAACGAACACCACCATCGGTAGTCCGCTCTACACCGCCGGACTGGACATCGACGACGAAATTTTGAAAGTGGACGGAAAGGTGATCTCGACGAATGACGAACTCCTCGCCATTCTCAAAGCGCACAAGCCCGGCGATCAGATCACGGTAGAATACCGGCACCGCGACGATTACAAAACGGCCGTGGTGGAAATGGTGCAACATCCGCGGTGGCAGGTAGCGACGTTCGAGCAGGCCGGGAAAACGGTTACGCCGGAAATGCAGACGTTCAGGAATGCGTGGCTGGGAAGCAAATGGAAGTAA
- a CDS encoding 3-keto-disaccharide hydrolase: MKKILLPLALTVAIASQHAYSQTKALFNGKDLSGWHIDVPEMDKNPKAINPFIVRNGLLVSLGEPGGHLITDAQHENFRFTFQYRFAGKPGNCGALVFVSKPRDLYDMFPKSIEIQLMNQNAGDFWCIQEDITVPDMEKRRGPKEKWGVNGDKLRRIPNLTDGTEKPLGEWNSMVIECVKNSIKVWLNGVLVNYGYNATASKGQIALQSEGSEVEFKEVKLTPIKALSK, translated from the coding sequence ATGAAGAAAATTCTCCTGCCCCTTGCCCTGACCGTCGCGATCGCCTCGCAGCATGCATACAGCCAAACGAAAGCGCTTTTCAACGGCAAGGACCTCAGCGGCTGGCATATAGACGTTCCCGAAATGGATAAGAACCCAAAGGCCATTAACCCATTCATCGTGCGTAACGGCCTGTTGGTGAGCCTCGGAGAACCCGGCGGACATTTAATCACCGACGCGCAGCATGAGAATTTCCGCTTCACTTTTCAATACCGTTTCGCAGGCAAGCCGGGCAATTGCGGGGCGCTGGTATTCGTTTCAAAGCCGCGGGATTTGTACGACATGTTCCCGAAATCCATTGAAATACAACTCATGAACCAGAACGCCGGCGATTTTTGGTGCATTCAGGAGGACATTACCGTGCCAGACATGGAGAAACGCCGGGGCCCGAAAGAAAAATGGGGCGTGAACGGCGATAAGCTGCGCCGCATTCCCAACCTCACCGACGGCACCGAAAAGCCCCTGGGCGAATGGAATTCCATGGTGATCGAATGCGTTAAGAATTCAATTAAAGTATGGCTCAATGGCGTGCTGGTGAATTACGGCTACAACGCGACAGCTTCGAAAGGGCAGATTGCATTGCAGTCGGAGGGCTCGGAAGTGGAGTTCAAAGAAGTTAAACTGACGCCGATTAAAGCACTTTCCAAATAA
- the lspA gene encoding signal peptidase II, translating to MNFKSNRLVRNIAIVLVLIANIGCDQISKSVIRENVGFYQTIHVIKDYVTITYVENTGAFLSIGSSLPDSVKILVLSVIPLIALLFGIIYLLTKKNLTWLSALALSFAIGGGIGNIYDRLIHGSVTDFMHINFGLFQTGIFNMADVSIMTGMFIFLYQSYSRQRSRFPGL from the coding sequence ATGAATTTTAAATCCAACCGCCTCGTCAGGAACATTGCCATCGTGCTCGTGCTGATCGCCAACATTGGATGCGACCAGATCTCGAAGAGCGTGATCCGGGAGAATGTGGGCTTTTACCAGACGATCCACGTCATCAAAGACTACGTGACGATCACCTACGTAGAAAACACAGGCGCATTTCTGAGCATCGGCAGCTCTCTACCTGATTCCGTGAAGATCCTCGTGCTATCGGTCATCCCGCTGATCGCATTGCTTTTCGGCATTATTTACCTGCTTACGAAAAAGAACCTTACCTGGCTCAGCGCATTGGCATTGAGTTTCGCGATCGGCGGCGGCATTGGTAACATTTACGACCGGCTCATCCACGGCTCCGTGACCGATTTCATGCACATTAATTTCGGGTTATTTCAAACGGGCATTTTCAATATGGCCGACGTTTCGATCATGACGGGGATGTTTATCTTTTTGTACCAGTCGTACAGTCGCCAGCGGTCGCGGTTTCCGGGGCTTTGA